The Streptomyces sp. NBC_00335 DNA window AGCGCGGTGCCGGTGGTGTCGGTCCCGCGCAGCACGGCGAAGGCGAGCGCGGCGCGCGGGTGGTGCGCGTACCGCTCGAAGGGGTGCAGGATCTCGCAGGCGCGCTTCCAGGGGTCGGGGTGGCGCAGCACGTCCTCGACGAGCACCGCCGGGTCGAGCCCGTCCAGGACCGCGAGCAGTTCGCGCCGCAGCGGGCGCGGCAGGGAGCGCACGCGCGGTGGTTCCAGCAGGTTGGCCTCGCCCCCCGACCACACGGCGAGCAGCCGCAGTACGTCGGTGGCGGTGGTGAGCCACCCGGGGAGCAGGGCCCGTACGGCCTCCCGCGTGCGGCGCTCGCGCAGCAGGGTGCCCAGCACCAGCGCCTTGGTCTCCCGCACGGGAATCGACTCCGGGAGCCAGCCGAGGTCGGCCGGTGCGTGGGCGAGGAGCACCCGGGTCTCCTCGGTGTCCTGCGGGGAGAGGGGAGTGCGGCGGGCGAGCAGCTTTCCGAGGGCGGTGACGGAGTCGGCCGCGCGGTCCGCGGAGAAGCTCAGCAGCCGCAGCGGGCCGCCGCCCGCGGGTACTTCGGCGGGCGGCCGCGGGGAGGGCCGCATGAAGGGGTCCGCGGGGTCGATCCGCCGGTGGCAGATCGGGCAGCCGGCGTATTCGGCGCCGTCCCAGCAGGTGCGGCACACGAGGTGGGCGCACGGCGCGACGGGGTGGACGCTGCCTACGGTCGCGCACAGTACGCAGGGCTGGTCCGGCCACTGCAGCAGGAGGGTCAGGACGCGGTCGACCCACAGGGCGTACGTATCGTCCGGCACCGAGGCGGGGAAGGTGCGGAACAGCGGCATGTGGGTGCGGTCGGCCCCCAGCAGGACGTCGATGTCCCCGATCAGCTGCGCGCCGGCGGCGGCGAGTCCGGCGGGTCCGAGCCAGGCGAGCGCCGAACGCAGGGGAGCCGTTAGGGCGAAGCCCCGGTCGAGCAGTTCGGCCTCCAGGGCCGTGAGCCCCTCGGCTGTCGGCGGATCGCCCGGGCGGGGCCCGGCCTGGTCGACGTAGACGGTGTGCAGACGGCGCAGCAGGACGGTCGACAGCTCGGGCAAAGGGGGGATTCCTCCGGAACGGGGAGAAGAAGTGGGCGGGGGCGGAGAGGGGACGCGCTACGGGTTTTCGAAGGAGGATGAGAAGGAAGCACGTCGCGGAGCCGCCCCCGCGCAGCAGATACAACCACGGGCGGGGAGCGCCGCAAAGTGATTTAACGCGGCGGGGCGGAGGGCGCCAACAGGGCCCGCACCAGCGCCCGTACGGTCAGCAGGAACAGCCGTTCCGGATCCACCGGCCGGGCCAGCGCGCGGGCCAGCGGCGGGTCGTGCGGGGCGTCGGCCGGATCCCAGAGCTCGCTCTCGGCGGGGGACTGGGCGGGGGAGCGTTCACGATTGCGCTCGACCAGGACGAAGCCGATGATCTGGAACTGGATCGCGCGCACCGCGTCCGCGGCCCGGGCCCCGCGCAGGCCGGCCGCGTGCACCTCGTGGACCAGGGCCTGCTGGGCGGGGAGGAACATCCGGTCGGTGAGGCCGCGTTCGTGGACCATCGCGATCAGGTGCGGGCGCTCGCGCAGCTCGCGGCGCAGGATCCGGGCCACCGAGAGGATGCGGTCGCCCGGGGTGCGGCCGGTCGGCCGGATGGCGCCCACCTCCTCCACGGTCCGCTCCACGAGGGCGTCGAGCAGTGATTCGCGGTTGCCGACGTGCCAGTAGATGGAGGTCACCGCGGTGCCCAGCTCGGCGGCGAGCTTGCGCATGGTGAGGGCGGCCGGGCCGTGCTGTTTGACCAGGGACGCGGCGGCGTCCAGTACCTCCGCGCGGGTCAGCGTGGTTCTGGCCATCGTGTCCGTCCCAGCTTTCTGTCGATCCGTCAGATTGGTTACGTGCAAGGGTCTTTACCCTTCATCGGTGGCGGTGTAACTGTGTTACAGAACCGATTGCGTCAGAACCGACTGCCTCAGAACCGACTGCGTCCTAGACGAAGGATGGTGCGATAGATGGCACGCGTACGGTACGGAGCGCGCACCGAGGCCGAGATCGCCGCTTCGCGCGAGAAGAGTTCCAAGCTCCCCGACATCTGGTCCACCGGTGTGGTGGCCGTCTGGGAGACCGACCCGGACGTGGTGGCGGCGGTGCTCCCGCCGCCGCTGAAGCCCACGGAGCGGCCCCTGGTGCGGGCCAACATCAGCAAGGTGGACCTGCCCGGCTACCCGCTCGGCGCCGGCTCGGTGGCCGTCGCCGCCCAGCACGACGGGGTCGAGGGCTGGTACCCGCTGGTCATGCCGATGAGCATGGAGCGCGCCCTGATCGGAGGCCGCGAGGTCTTCGGCGAGCCGAAGAAGCTCGGCGAGATCACCGTCGAGCGCGACGGCCTGGTCGTCAGCGCCTCGCTCGCCCGGCACGGGATCGCCTTCGTGGAGGTGCGCGGCGCGGTGGACCGCGAGCTGCCGCTGCCCGAGCCCACCGTGAAGACCGACTTCTACTTCAAGTTCCTTCCCGCGGTGGACGGTTCGGGCTTCGATGCCGATCCGGTGCTGGTGCACTGCACCCGCAACGAGAAGGTCCGCAAGCTGGAGCACATCACCGGCGACGTGGTGCTCCGCGAGTCGATGTTCGACCCCATCGCCGACCTCCCCGTACGCCGCCTCGTCGAGCTCACCATCGGCGAGAAGACCACCGACCAGCGGGGCAAGGTCGTCGAGCGGGTCAGCGCCCAGGCCCTGCTCCCGTACATCCACCAGCGCTACGACGACCCGATGCAGATCCTCGACGGACCGCCCGAGGGGAGCGTCTGATGCGACTGGAACCGGGACAGGTGGCCGTGGTCACCGGAGCCGCCAGCGGCATCGGCCTCGCCATGGCCCGCCGCTTCGCCGCCGAGGGGCTGAAGGTGGTCCTCGCCGACGTGGAGGAGGGCGCCCTGCGCAAGGCCGCCGACGAACTCGCCGCCGACGGCGCCGAGGTGCTCGCCAAGCTCGTCGACGTCAGCGACCGCGACTCCGTGATCTCCCTCGCGGACGCCGCGTACGAGACCTTCGGCGCCGTGCACGTGCTCTGCAACAACGCGGGCGTCGGCTCGGGCGCCGAGGGCCGCATGTGGGAGCACGAGCCCAACGACTGGAAATGGGCCTTCTCCGTCAACGTCTGGGGCGTCTTCCACGGCATCCAGGCCTTCGTCCCCCGCATGATCGCGGGCGGCGGCCCCGGGCACATCGTCAACACCTCCTCCGGCGACGGCGGCATCGCCCCGCTGCCCACCGCCTCCGTCTACGCGGTCACCAAGGCGGCCGTGGTCACCATGACCGAGTCGCTCTACGCCCACCTCAAGGCGGAGGGCGCGGCCATCGGCGCCTCCGTGCTCTTCCCCGGACCGCACATGCTGCGCACCGGCCTGTGGGAGTCGCACCGCAACCGGCCCGACCGCTACGCCAAGGAACGCCCGCGCAAGTCCCCGTACCGCAGCCTCGACCAGTACGAGACCGCCATGAAGCAGGCGGGCCACGAGGTGAACTTCACCCCGGTCGAGGACGTCGCCGACCACGTCGTGGACGGGATCCGCGCCGACCGCTTCTGGATGCTGCCCGACAGCGAGCACAGCGACCGGCAGATCCGCGCCCGGTCGCAGTCGATGCTCGACCGCGCCAACCCCGCCTACCTGGAAAGCTTCATCCTCGACTGAGGAGCCTCAATCGTGAGTGCGTACGAAGACCCGTACCTGATCATCTCCTCCGACTGCCACGCGGGGCTGCCCACCGAGCAGTACCGCCCCTACCTGGACAGCGCCTTCCACCCGCAGTTCGACGAGTTCCTCGGCGAACGCGACGCCCGCCGCGCCGAGGCCACCAAGCTGGGCGTGCGCAACGAGGCCTTCGCCGAGAAGTGGTTCCACGACCACGAGGAAGGCCTCAAGGGCGGCTGGGACGTCACCCAGCGGCTGAAGGAACTCGACGGCGACGGCGTGGCCGCCGAAGTCGTCTTCCCCGACGCCGACGCCGTGGACAGCCAGACCGCCGCCCCCTTCGGGGTGGGCCTCGGCCTCTCCGGCGACCAGGACCCCGAGCTCGGCATGGCCGGAGCCCAGGCGCACAACCGCTGGCTCGCCGAGTTCGTCTCGGAGAACCCCGAACGGCACTGCGGGGTCGCCCTGCTGCCCATCACCGGCGAACCGGACAAGGTCGTCGCCGAGATATACCGCGCCAAGGCATCCGGGCTCGGCGCCCTGATGATCCCGGCCATGTGGGTGGACAAGGCCCCCTACCACGACCGGCGTTACGACCCGGTGTGGGCGGCCGCGGCCGAGACGCAGATGCCGATCGTCACCCACTCGGGCTCCTCGCCGCGCCACGAGTACGGCGACCACCTGGGCATCTTCGTCTCCGAGGTCACCTGGTGGCCGGCCCGCCCGCTGTGGTTCCTGCTCTGGTCCGGGGTCTTCGAGCGGCACCCGGGGCTGAAGTTCGGGGTCGCCGAGTCGGGCTGCTGGTGGCTGCCGAACCAGCTCTGGTTCATGGACCGGCTCTACCTCGGCGCGCACGGCGGCAAGAAGCTCTCGCCGTTCGAGGAGCTGAAGCGGCCGCCGAGCGAGTACCTCGACCGGCAGGTGTTCATCTGCGCCACCAACACCAAGCGGCGCGAGCTCGCCCAGCGCTACGAGATCGGCGTGGACAACATCCTGTGGGGCTCGGACTTCCCGCACCCCGAGGGGACCTGGCCGAACACCCGGAACTGGCTGAAGAACACCTTCCACGACATCCCCGTCGAGGAGACCCGCCGGATGCTGGGCCTGGCCGCGGCGGACGTCTTCGGCTTCGACACCGAGAAGCTCGCGCCGATCGCCCGCCGCATCGGCCCCACCCCCGCCGAGCTCGGCCAGAGCGCGGACCAGGCGGCCGTCGAAGCCTCCTGGTCGCGCTCGCGCGACGTGGGCCGGCACTGGCTGACCGACAACGACTTCCCCGTCCTGGGGGTGAACTCATGAGCTCCGAGGACCGCTACACGGTCATCTCCGCCGACTGCCACGCGGGCGCCGACCTGCTGGACTACAAGCCGTACCTGGAGAAGCGCCACCACGAGGAGTTCGACGCCTGGGCCGCGACCTACGTCAACCCGTACGAGGACCTCCTCGCGGACACGGCCGACCGCAACTGGAACTCCCAGCGGCGCCTGACCGAACTCGAAGCCGACGGGATCGTCGCGGAGGTGCTCTTCCCGAACACCATCCCGCCGTTCTTCCCCAAGGCCTCGCTGATGGCCCAGCCCCCGACGGCGGCCGAGTACGAGATGCGCTGGGCCGGGCTGCAGGCCCACAACCGGTGGCTGGCGGACTTCTGCGCGGACGCGCCGGGCCGCCGGGCGGGCGTGGTCCAGATCCTGCTCAACGACGTGGACGCGGCGGTCGCGGAGATCCGCCGCACCCGCAACGCGGGCCTGACGGGCGGCATCCTGCTGCCCGGCGTCTCGCCCGGCTCCACCGTTCCCGAGCTCTACTCGCAGGCCTACGACCCGATCTGGGCCGTCTGCGACGAGCTGGACGTCCCGGTCAACCACCACGGCGGATCCGCCTCGCCGCCGCTGGGCGACGAGCCGGCGGCGCGGGCCGTCTTCATGGTGGAGACCACCTGGTTCTCCCACCGGGCCCTGTGGCACCTCATCTTCGGCGGGGCCTTCCGCCGCAACCCCGGGCTGAAACTGGTCCTCACGGAGCAGGGCTCCGGCTGGATACCGGGCGTGATCGAGATGCTGGACTACTACCACGGCCGCCTGGTGGCGGCCTCGGCCACCGCCGAGGCCAAGTTCGGGGCCGGGCTGGCGGAGTCCATGGGCAAGGGGCCGAGCGAGGTCTGGCGGGAGAACTGCTTCGTGGGAGCGAGCTTCATGCGCCCCCACGAGGTCCCGCTGCGGGACCGGATCGGCCTCGACAAGATCATGTGGGGCAGCGACTACCCCCACGACGAGGGCACCACGCCCTACTCCCGCGAAGGCCTGCGCATCGCCTACGCGGGCCTGCCCCGCGAGGAGGTCGCCGCCATGGTCGGCGGCAACGCCGCCCGGGTGTACGGCTTCGACCTCGCCCTCCTCGACGCGGTGGCCGCCAAGCACGGCCCCCTCGTCTCGGAGGTGGCGCAGCCCCTGACGGAGGTTCCGGCGGGAGCCACCAGCCCGGCCTTCGCCCGCGGGGGCTCGGTCCGGGTCTGGTGACGGGCATCGCGCAGACGCCCCGTAGCCACGCGGCCGCCTGACCCGGCGGCCCCGGGCGCCACGGGTGCTGCCGGCGCTCCGGCCGGCCCCCCGGGCTCCCCGGTCCCGCCGGAGCGGTTCAGTCCCTGCGGACGAGCCGCTCCGGCGGGATCAGCTCCGCCCCGGTGACGTGCGTGCCCCGGCGCAGCTCGATCACCAGCTCCGCCAAGGGGGCGAGCGGGGACAGGTCCACGGTCCCCAGGCACTCGCTCAGCACCAGCCGGCGCAGCGCCGGGACATCGCGCAGCGCCTCCAGGGTGCCCTCCAGCGCGCACCGGATCAGCACGAGCCGGCCGAGGCGTTCGTACGGCAGGAGCGCCCCGGCCGAAATGGGCGCGGCGTGCCGGATCTGCAGGGCTGTCAGCCCCCTGAGCGGCAGCGAGCGCACCAGCTGCCGGTACTGGCCGCTCCCGGCGACCGTCAGCTTCTCCACCAGCGGCCACCGCTCGATCCCGTCGAGGGTCATCCGGCGGGCGCCCTGCCACAGGTGCAGCGCGGTCAGCGAGTCCGCGGCGGGCACGTCCCCGATCCGCCGCTGCTCCGGCTCGAAGCCGATGACGAGCGAGCGCAGACCGGCCGCTCCCGCCAGCGGGGCCAGCGAGAGGTCGTCCCGCAGGTACCCGAAGGCGAGGCTGTCCGCCCGCAGTTCGGACACCACCTCGATCCCGGTGACCTTCGGGCAGTCCAGGACGCCCAGGTGCCGCAGCTGCGACCGGCCGGCCAGCGGGGACAGGTCGGACAGCCGTGCGTTGCGGTGCAGGATCAGCGACTCCAGGTCCCGCCGCCCGGAGATCTCCCGCGGCACCGGCCCGTCCCAGGTGACGTGCAGGCGGTTGACGTGCGGGAGCCGGTCCAGGGCCCGCAGCTGTCCGGCGGTGCGCACGTGCAGGTGGGCCGCGCGCATGGGGGCGTCGGCGAGCACCGTGTCCACGTAGGCGTCCACGGGGAACCGCCCCCAGGCGTCGGACAGTTCGCGCCCCACCTCGTACCGGTCGTCGGTCCGGAAGCCCGCGATCACCTGCAGGGCCCGGTCGCCGCCGACCAGCGCCGCGGTACGGATCGTCGCGGCGGCCTCGTCCTCGGTGAGCCCGGCCGGCTCCGGCAGCAGCTCCAGGACCAGCTCGCCCGCCTTGGCCAGCTCCCCGGCCTGGCTCGGGGAACGCGGCGGCAGCAGCCGGGCCGTACGCGCCTCCACCTCGCGCCAGACCTCCGGGTCCAGCTCCGGCGCGTGCTCCAGACAGGCGGCCGCGAGCAGCACCAGGCGGCTGCGGTCGGCTTCCACCTGGTCGGCGCGGTGCAGCAACTGCCGCAGCAGCGATGCGCGTTCGTCCGGGCGGGCGTGCCCCACGGCCATCCGGACCACGTTGTCCCAGGTGTCCTCGTGGGCGTTGCGCACCAGGACGCCGAAGTCCCGTGCCTCCACGGCCGCCTTGGCGCCGAGGTAGTCCTGGAAGGTGCGGTGGACGAACAGCACCGAGCCCGGTACCGGCTCCCGGAGCAGCCCGCTGCGGATCAGCAGGTGCCGGAACACCGTCTGCGCGCTGCCCTGCGCCTTGACCTGCGGCATGGCGTCGAGCGATTCGGCGATCATCCGGATCGCCTCCTCGGCGGAGGCCTCCACCTGCCCGTTGCGGATCAGCCAGTAGGCGAGCCGCTGGAGCAGCAGGGTCTGCTCGTCCCGGCTGAGGTAGACGCCCTCGACCCCGGAGATGTCCCGTTCGCTGTCGCGGCGGATCAGGAGCATGTCGAGCGCCGCGTCGTAGAGCTCCTTGCGGGCCCGGGGCAGGTGCATCCGGCGGTCCCGGTTCAGGGCGCACAGCAGCGCGCACATCAGGGGGTTCGTCGCGAGCCGGCCCAGGTCCCGGCGGGTGGCGACGGCCTGGAGGAGCGCCTTCTCGTACCGGTCGAGCAGCTCGCGCTCCCGGCCGGCGCCCTCGCCGTCGGCTTCCGCGCGGGCGGAGTCGTGCCAGTGCGTGATGAAGGCGCCGACGTCGTCGCGTTCCATCGGCAGCAGGGCCAGCGAGGAGAAGCCCTGGGCGGTGAGCCAGTCCTCCGGTACGGCCGAGGGGCGGGTGGTGACCACGAAGCGGGCCGCCGGGTACGCGGTGAGCAGCTCCCGGAGCCAGGACTCGGTCCGGCTGCGCAGCCGCGGCGGCACCTCGTCGACCCCGTCGACCAGCACCAGCGCCCGCCCGGCGGAGAGGAGCTGCTCGACCCAGCCCTCCGGGGCCGTCAGCGGGACCCCGGTCGCGGTCAGCCAGTCCCCGGGCCGGGGGAGCCCGGCGGGGGAGTTGAAGGAGCGCAGCGGCAGGACGAAGGGGATCAGGGCGTTCCAGTCGCGCAGCTGGGGGCCGAAACTGCTGCGGGCGGCGTTCAGGGCCAGCCACTGGACGAGGGTGCTCTTGCCCGAGCCGGCCGGGCCGCGCAGCAGGACCCGCTCCGCGGAGTTCAGGGCCACCTCGGCCTTGACCGGGGTCTGCGGGCCGGGCTCTTCCAGGAGCTGCGCGCCGCTGACGGCGAGGCTGATGTAGGCGAGGTCCAGGGGCCAGTCCTGGCGGTCCTGGCTGAAGGTCAGCCCGAACAGCTGGACCCGCGCCTGGGCCCGGGCCACGTGGTGCGCGTACTCCTCCTCGAACCGCGCCGCCCGGTCGGCCGCGCTCCCGCTTCCGGCGCTCCCGCCCCCGCTCCCGCCGGCCGGGTCCTGCGGGCCCGTTCCGCCCGCCGCGCGGCACAGGGCGAACAGCTCCCGGTAGGCCGTCGCCGCCGCGGGGCTCAAGGAGGCGTCCGCCGGGGGATCGTCCAGGGGGCCCGGGCCGGGGTCCGCCGAGAAGAGGGCGCGGGCCTCCCTCGGGCCCAGCGCGGCGAACACCTCGCCGAGGGCGGTCACCGCCGCCAGTCGGTCGGGCTCGGCGAGTTCCGGGGCCGCCCCGGTCAGCCGGCCCGCCAGCTCGTGCGCGAGGCGCCGTACCGCGGGATCGCCCGGTTTCGCCGGCCTGAGCCGGCGCGCCGGGCCCGGCCGGGACTTCGCCAGGGCCAGTGCCACCGCCTCGGCCGTCCTTAAGGCCGCGGCCCCGAAGCCCGCCCCTGAGTCAGTCATCCCCATGCCCTCCCCTTGCCCGGACACCCGCACCCGGAAGCATCTCGTGAACCGTCGGTAACACCGATGGATACCGATCGGTAACAACCACTAGCCGAGCCCCCGAACCCGCCTCTATGGTGCGGACATGCCGAACCTGCCCGATGTCGTGCTGTGGTCCATACCCGCCTTTGTCCTGCTCACCGTCATCGAGCTGGTGAGCTACCGCATCCATCCCGACGAGGACGCCGCCGGATACGAGACCAAGGACGCCGTCACCAGCCTCGGCATGGGGATCGGCAGCCTCGGCTTCGACTTCCTCTGGAAGATCCCGATCGTCGCGATCTACACCGCCGTCTACGAGCTCACCCCGCTGCGCGTCCCCGTCCTGTGGTGGACCATCCCGCTGATGCTGCTCGCCCAGGACTTCCTCTACTACTGGCAGCACCGAGGCCACCACGTCATCCGGATCCTGTGGGCCTGCCACGTCGTCCACCACAGCAGCCGCAAGTTCAACCTCACCACCGCCCTGCGCCAGCCCTGGACCAGCGCCACCTCCTGGCCGTTCTACCTCCCGATGATCGCGCTGGGCGTGCACCCGGCCGCCATCGCCTTCTGCTACTCGGTCAACCTCGTCTACCAGTTCTGGATCCACACCGAGCGCATCGACAAACTGCCCCGGCCGATCGAGTACGTCTTCAACTCCCCCTCCCACCACCGCGTCCACCACGCCTCCCAAGGCGGCTACCTGGACCGGAACTTCGGCGGCATCCTGATCGTCTGGGACCGGATGTTCGGCTCCTGGGTCGGTGAGACCGACAAGCCCGTCTTCGGCCTCACCAAGAACATCGGCACCTACAACCCGCTGCGCGTCGCCACCCACGAGTACGCCTCCATCGCCCGCGACGTCCGCGGGGCCACCACCTGGCGCGAGCGCGCCGGACGCGTCTTCCGCGGCCCCGGCTGGCAGCCCGCGCAGACGGCGCAGACCGCCCCGGCCGAGGCGCCCGCGCCCGCCCCCGCCCCGGAGCACGCCGCGTGAGCGCCACCGGATCCACCGAGCGCGCGGGGTCCCGTACGCCCGCCTGGGCGCGCCCCGCCATCCCCCCGGGCTCCGGCTTCGCCACGAAGGCGCTGCTCGTCGCCTTCGCCGCCGCCACCGCCCTGGACCTCGGGTCGCTGCTGGCGGGCTGGCACACCGGGCACCTCATCGCCAAGCCGCTGCTGATGCCGCTGCTCGTCGCCTACGTGATCACCCTGCGCGCCCCCAAGCTGCTGATCGCGGCCCTGCTGTTCGGCTGGGGCGGGGACCTGGCCCTGCTCTTCGACGCCGATGTGGCCTTCCTGATCGGCATGGGCTCCTTCGCCGCCGGGCACGTCTGCTATCTCGCGCTCTTCGGCCGCCGCCGTACGGGCCCCCTGCTCGGGGCCGCGTACGCCGCCGCGCTGCTGTCCACCGTCACCCTGCTCTGGGGCGACCTGCCCGCGGAGCTGCGCATCCCGGTCGCCGGGTACAGCCTGCTGCTGACCGCCATGGCCTACCGCTCCAGCGCCCTGGGACGGCGGGCCGGGCTCGGCGGGGCCCTGTTCCTGCTCTCCGACACGCTCATCGCCACCGGGGTCGCCGAGTGGCCCCAGCTGCCCCGTCCGGACTTCTGGGTCATGGCCACCTACGTGGCGGCCCAGTACCTGCTGGCCACGGGAGCACTCGCGGCGCAGCGGGCGTACGGTAGGGAGGCCCTACAGGGCTCAACCATTTCCTAGCCGGAGGATTGCACCACCATGCGCGCCACCGTCATCCACGCCCCGCACGACATCCGCGTGGAGGAGGTGCCCGACGCTGCGATCCAGCGCCCCGAGGACGCCGTCGTCCGCGTCCTGCGTGCCTGCATCTGCGGCAGCGACCTGTGGGCCTACCGCGGCGAGGCCAAGCGCCAGCCGGGCCAGCGGATCGGCCACGAGTTCCTCGGCGTCGTCGAGGAGACCGGCTCCGCCGTCTCCGGCCTGCGCGCCGGAGACCTCGTCGTCGCCCCCTTCATGTGGTCCGACGGCACCTGCGCCTACTGCTCCGAGGGGCTCTACACCTCCTGCGAGCACGGCGGCTTCTGGGGCTCGGTCGGCCACGACGGCGGCCAGGGCGAGGCCGTCCGGGTCCCGCACGCCGACGGCACGCTGGTGAAGCTGCCCGCCGACGCCGCCTCCGACGACCACCTGCTGACCGCGCTGCTCGCGCTGTCCGACGTCATGGGGACCGGCCACCACGCCGCGCTCGGCGCGGGGGTCCGCAAGGGCTCCACGGTCGCCGTCGTCGGCGACGGCGCGGTCGGCCTGTGCGGGGTCCTCGCGGCCAAGCGCCTGGGCGCCGACCGGATCATCGCACTGGGCCGGCACGCCGTCCGTACGGACATCGCCAAGCTCTTCGGGGCCACCGACGTGGTCGCCGAGCGCGGCGAGGCCGCCGAGGCGGCCGTGCGCGAGCTCACCGGCGGCCAGGGCGCCCACTCGGTCATCGAGGCGGTCGGCACGGAGCAGTCCATGCGCACCGCCGTGAACATCGCCCGCGACGGCGGGGCCATCGGCTACGTCGGCGTCCCGCACGGCAGCGGCACCGGCCTCGACCTCGGGGTCATGTTCGACCGCAACCTCACCCTGCGCGGCGGGGTCGCGCCGGTCCGCGCGTACATCCCCGAGCTGCTCGCGGACGTGCTCAGCGGCGCGATCGACCCGTCGCCGGTCTTCGACCGGGCCGTCACCCTGGACGAGGTGCCGGAGGGCTACCGGGCGATGGACGACCGCAGCGCGCTGAAGGTCATGATCAAGCCCTGACGGAAGGGCCGTAGGGCCACGGGGCCACAGGGGCCGCAGCACCGTGGCGACCCGGCAGCGCCGGAACGCGAGGAAGGGCCGGGCGGGATGTTCCCCGCCCGGCCCTTCTGTGTCTCAGCGTGTCAGCGGATTCCGCCGGTTACTTGACGGCCTTCAGCGCGTCGACCACGCCGTGACCGTAGTACCCCGTCTGGCCCCAGCCGCTCTCGCAGGTGGTGGCGTCGACCAGGGTGCCCGCGGCGTTGTAGATCTGCGACGGGCAGTCGGCCTTGGTGGCCTGGAACTTGAGCATCGCCTGGATCATCGCGGGCGTGGCGTACGGGTGGGCGCTCTTGAGGAGCGCCGCGACACCGGCGACGTGCGGGGCGGCCATCGAGGTGCCCTGCTTGTAGCCGTAGCCGCCGCCCG harbors:
- a CDS encoding TetR/AcrR family transcriptional regulator, coding for MARTTLTRAEVLDAAASLVKQHGPAALTMRKLAAELGTAVTSIYWHVGNRESLLDALVERTVEEVGAIRPTGRTPGDRILSVARILRRELRERPHLIAMVHERGLTDRMFLPAQQALVHEVHAAGLRGARAADAVRAIQFQIIGFVLVERNRERSPAQSPAESELWDPADAPHDPPLARALARPVDPERLFLLTVRALVRALLAPSAPPR
- a CDS encoding acetoacetate decarboxylase family protein, which encodes MARVRYGARTEAEIAASREKSSKLPDIWSTGVVAVWETDPDVVAAVLPPPLKPTERPLVRANISKVDLPGYPLGAGSVAVAAQHDGVEGWYPLVMPMSMERALIGGREVFGEPKKLGEITVERDGLVVSASLARHGIAFVEVRGAVDRELPLPEPTVKTDFYFKFLPAVDGSGFDADPVLVHCTRNEKVRKLEHITGDVVLRESMFDPIADLPVRRLVELTIGEKTTDQRGKVVERVSAQALLPYIHQRYDDPMQILDGPPEGSV
- a CDS encoding SDR family NAD(P)-dependent oxidoreductase; its protein translation is MRLEPGQVAVVTGAASGIGLAMARRFAAEGLKVVLADVEEGALRKAADELAADGAEVLAKLVDVSDRDSVISLADAAYETFGAVHVLCNNAGVGSGAEGRMWEHEPNDWKWAFSVNVWGVFHGIQAFVPRMIAGGGPGHIVNTSSGDGGIAPLPTASVYAVTKAAVVTMTESLYAHLKAEGAAIGASVLFPGPHMLRTGLWESHRNRPDRYAKERPRKSPYRSLDQYETAMKQAGHEVNFTPVEDVADHVVDGIRADRFWMLPDSEHSDRQIRARSQSMLDRANPAYLESFILD
- a CDS encoding amidohydrolase family protein, which gives rise to MSAYEDPYLIISSDCHAGLPTEQYRPYLDSAFHPQFDEFLGERDARRAEATKLGVRNEAFAEKWFHDHEEGLKGGWDVTQRLKELDGDGVAAEVVFPDADAVDSQTAAPFGVGLGLSGDQDPELGMAGAQAHNRWLAEFVSENPERHCGVALLPITGEPDKVVAEIYRAKASGLGALMIPAMWVDKAPYHDRRYDPVWAAAAETQMPIVTHSGSSPRHEYGDHLGIFVSEVTWWPARPLWFLLWSGVFERHPGLKFGVAESGCWWLPNQLWFMDRLYLGAHGGKKLSPFEELKRPPSEYLDRQVFICATNTKRRELAQRYEIGVDNILWGSDFPHPEGTWPNTRNWLKNTFHDIPVEETRRMLGLAAADVFGFDTEKLAPIARRIGPTPAELGQSADQAAVEASWSRSRDVGRHWLTDNDFPVLGVNS
- a CDS encoding amidohydrolase family protein, translating into MSSEDRYTVISADCHAGADLLDYKPYLEKRHHEEFDAWAATYVNPYEDLLADTADRNWNSQRRLTELEADGIVAEVLFPNTIPPFFPKASLMAQPPTAAEYEMRWAGLQAHNRWLADFCADAPGRRAGVVQILLNDVDAAVAEIRRTRNAGLTGGILLPGVSPGSTVPELYSQAYDPIWAVCDELDVPVNHHGGSASPPLGDEPAARAVFMVETTWFSHRALWHLIFGGAFRRNPGLKLVLTEQGSGWIPGVIEMLDYYHGRLVAASATAEAKFGAGLAESMGKGPSEVWRENCFVGASFMRPHEVPLRDRIGLDKIMWGSDYPHDEGTTPYSREGLRIAYAGLPREEVAAMVGGNAARVYGFDLALLDAVAAKHGPLVSEVAQPLTEVPAGATSPAFARGGSVRVW
- a CDS encoding NACHT domain-containing protein — its product is MTDSGAGFGAAALRTAEAVALALAKSRPGPARRLRPAKPGDPAVRRLAHELAGRLTGAAPELAEPDRLAAVTALGEVFAALGPREARALFSADPGPGPLDDPPADASLSPAAATAYRELFALCRAAGGTGPQDPAGGSGGGSAGSGSAADRAARFEEEYAHHVARAQARVQLFGLTFSQDRQDWPLDLAYISLAVSGAQLLEEPGPQTPVKAEVALNSAERVLLRGPAGSGKSTLVQWLALNAARSSFGPQLRDWNALIPFVLPLRSFNSPAGLPRPGDWLTATGVPLTAPEGWVEQLLSAGRALVLVDGVDEVPPRLRSRTESWLRELLTAYPAARFVVTTRPSAVPEDWLTAQGFSSLALLPMERDDVGAFITHWHDSARAEADGEGAGRERELLDRYEKALLQAVATRRDLGRLATNPLMCALLCALNRDRRMHLPRARKELYDAALDMLLIRRDSERDISGVEGVYLSRDEQTLLLQRLAYWLIRNGQVEASAEEAIRMIAESLDAMPQVKAQGSAQTVFRHLLIRSGLLREPVPGSVLFVHRTFQDYLGAKAAVEARDFGVLVRNAHEDTWDNVVRMAVGHARPDERASLLRQLLHRADQVEADRSRLVLLAAACLEHAPELDPEVWREVEARTARLLPPRSPSQAGELAKAGELVLELLPEPAGLTEDEAAATIRTAALVGGDRALQVIAGFRTDDRYEVGRELSDAWGRFPVDAYVDTVLADAPMRAAHLHVRTAGQLRALDRLPHVNRLHVTWDGPVPREISGRRDLESLILHRNARLSDLSPLAGRSQLRHLGVLDCPKVTGIEVVSELRADSLAFGYLRDDLSLAPLAGAAGLRSLVIGFEPEQRRIGDVPAADSLTALHLWQGARRMTLDGIERWPLVEKLTVAGSGQYRQLVRSLPLRGLTALQIRHAAPISAGALLPYERLGRLVLIRCALEGTLEALRDVPALRRLVLSECLGTVDLSPLAPLAELVIELRRGTHVTGAELIPPERLVRRD
- a CDS encoding sterol desaturase family protein, which encodes MPNLPDVVLWSIPAFVLLTVIELVSYRIHPDEDAAGYETKDAVTSLGMGIGSLGFDFLWKIPIVAIYTAVYELTPLRVPVLWWTIPLMLLAQDFLYYWQHRGHHVIRILWACHVVHHSSRKFNLTTALRQPWTSATSWPFYLPMIALGVHPAAIAFCYSVNLVYQFWIHTERIDKLPRPIEYVFNSPSHHRVHHASQGGYLDRNFGGILIVWDRMFGSWVGETDKPVFGLTKNIGTYNPLRVATHEYASIARDVRGATTWRERAGRVFRGPGWQPAQTAQTAPAEAPAPAPAPEHAA